AATTGTCCTTTCTAAATCATGTTTACGACGGGTAAGTCTTTCTTTTTGAATAGCTGCTACAACCTTGCCATCTTCTACTAAACATGCTGCAGCATCATGACTATAATTAATTCCAAGTACAAACATGTTTAACCTCTTCTAAGCCCTACTGTAAGTATAGATACCTTTTCTCCTTCAACAACTGGTTCTCGTTCATGAACAGAACCACCAGCTAATAAAAGAACTAACTCACCTGGTTTCAATAAAATTCTTTTTGGTTTTCCATCATTAGAATAAACAACTAATGAGGATGGATTTTCTACATGGTCCCCCATCTCATGTGATAAACCAATAATGCAGTTAATTGAAAACACGTCTGAATCAACATGTGCGGGGATTCCATCGCCTGGTTCCTCATAATATAAATATGAGCTTATTTCATTAGGAATAACCTTATAACCAAGGGCATCGTTTACATATTGAACTAATTCATTGCTTAATGCTAGTTCCTCAGCTACTTTTCCAGCAGGAGATAAGTAGTGCTTACCCGGTCTTACAGCAATTTTTCGTACTTCTTTAGATTCTTTTATTAAAGCATTTAGTAATTCATTAGTCATAAATGAAGGTCTTTCATATTTTACTAGCCCTGCATCTCTAAACTGTGTCATAAGTTCCACAGCTATATTGAAAGCGTTCTCTGAAATTTCATCAGATCCCTTGTTGTTGTTTGGTGCAAGCCCACCAACAGCAAGAGATAGCAATAATTGCATATTTATTTTTTCAGCCATATCCATGCCTGTAATTAACTCATTTATATCACTTAATAATTCGTTTTTAGATTTTTGTAAGGTATCTAAACTCATATCTAAATCTCCTTTTTTAAACAACCCATAAGAGTGTAGTTCTTATGGGTTGCTATGATCTTTTAGTTTGCTGGCATCTCGACAACGTTAATTAGGTCGTTAAATTTAAGCTTTAATTTTAACTGATCATGTGTTGACATCGGCTTATAGTAGCGTGCTAAATGGTTTGCCCCCTCATTATTAGCCTCTGTTTCTTGATTCTGTTTTACAGCTGTACTGATGATTCTGTTAAGTAATTCTTTTTTTTCGCCCTTAGAATTATCAGAGAGCACTTTAAGCTTTGCTTGTAACTTATCGAGACCACTTTCTAACTCTTTTGCTCTACTACCATTAATAATCATTGACAAGTTAACCATCTCCCCTTTGGAAATTTTGTTACAATAATATAATACTACTAATTTTTGGATATTACAAAGAATTTTTCCATAATTTTATTTATTTAGTATTTTTAGTTAATGTTTGTAATGTATATTTTTATACAGGTTCAATATTTGATGCTTATTAACAAAACTTCTCTTTAAGTAGATACTCTTATAAAATTTAAAAGTTATCTTTTTCAACAATATTTTTTAAAAATATCTTTTTATGAAGGACTAGTTTTTTTGTTCTTTGTTTTGTTATAAAGACAGATAGGGAAGAAACTCACTATAATTCTTTAAAACCTAGTAATTTCTCATATTTTTTAAAAACATGGAAGTATTCATTTCTCCATCGATTTTAAAAAGATTTTAAAAAAGAAAGAATATCGCCTTAAAATAAATAAGCACATTTCAAAGTATGAAATGGCCTAATGTTGGAATATCTTTATTGAAATGAATGTCCTGAGTTAACAGTTAAAGTGTAACCTTTACACTCTATATGTTATTAAGTGGACTTGTCCAATCGGACAGAACGCTGATTGAGCCATAAATAAATTTTTGTTAATCAACAGCTTCTTCTTTTTTATTGACTTTGAACTCTCTATTTGACTCTTGCAAACTTTCTTTCTCATAGATTTTCGATCGCCAAAATAGTGCATTAAATCATTAAGTCCCTATTCAATAGTCTTTATCTCTTATGTTGAAC
This genomic stretch from Metabacillus sp. B2-18 harbors:
- a CDS encoding 2OG-Fe(II) oxygenase; amino-acid sequence: MSLDTLQKSKNELLSDINELITGMDMAEKINMQLLLSLAVGGLAPNNNKGSDEISENAFNIAVELMTQFRDAGLVKYERPSFMTNELLNALIKESKEVRKIAVRPGKHYLSPAGKVAEELALSNELVQYVNDALGYKVIPNEISSYLYYEEPGDGIPAHVDSDVFSINCIIGLSHEMGDHVENPSSLVVYSNDGKPKRILLKPGELVLLLAGGSVHEREPVVEGEKVSILTVGLRRG